A window of bacterium contains these coding sequences:
- the nuoF gene encoding NADH-quinone oxidoreductase subunit NuoF yields MLRSAKDLRDLRKSINQKIDYNQPRITVCGGTGCRAYSCEKVIAAFKDNLAQLGLTDKIRLLVSGCHGFCELGPLVVIGPQGIFYNRITPEDTKEIIEETIQKGNIIDRLLYKDPATGNKIVYEKDIPFYKGQKRIVLKNNGHIDPTSIEDYIAFNGFASLSKCLFELSPEDIIKEVIDSCLRGRGGGGFPTGLKWKFTSESKADQKYVVCNADEGDPGAYMDRSIMEGNPFAVIEGMTIAARAIGSSKGYVYIRAEYPLAVHHLNLALKSTREHNLLGEDILGSGFSFDIAISKGSGAFVCGEETALIMSIEGREGTPKPKPPFPAQKGLWGKPTLINNVETYANIPIIMDRGATWFTSFGTEGSKGTKVFSLVGKINNTGLVEVPMGTTLRQIIFDIGGGIPNNKKFKAVQTGGPSGGCLPEQLLDLTIDFDKLTEVGSMMGSGGMIVMDENTCMVDVARYFLTFLQDESCGKCVPCREGITQMLSIVTRFTKGQGTMEDLQLLRELAPNIKSSALCALGQTSANPVLATLRYFEHEYLAHIQDKRCPAKVCKALIKYGIDPEKCIGCTKCARQCPEGAISGEKKAVHTINESKCIRCGICFQSCPKHAVWVE; encoded by the coding sequence GTGTTAAGATCAGCTAAAGACTTGAGAGATTTGCGGAAAAGTATTAATCAAAAGATTGATTACAATCAGCCCCGGATCACGGTTTGCGGGGGGACAGGCTGCCGTGCGTATAGTTGCGAGAAGGTAATCGCGGCTTTTAAAGATAATCTGGCCCAACTGGGTCTTACCGATAAGATACGGCTCCTGGTATCCGGATGTCATGGCTTCTGTGAATTGGGACCTTTGGTGGTTATCGGACCGCAGGGGATTTTCTACAATAGAATTACCCCTGAGGATACCAAAGAGATTATCGAAGAGACTATCCAGAAGGGCAACATTATCGACCGGCTCCTCTACAAAGATCCGGCCACCGGGAATAAGATAGTATATGAGAAGGACATTCCTTTTTACAAAGGTCAGAAGCGGATCGTCCTGAAAAATAATGGTCATATCGATCCCACCTCGATCGAGGATTACATTGCCTTCAATGGATTTGCTTCCCTGTCGAAATGCCTGTTCGAGCTGAGCCCGGAAGATATCATCAAAGAGGTCATCGACTCATGCCTCCGGGGGAGAGGCGGCGGCGGATTTCCGACCGGATTAAAATGGAAATTCACCTCGGAGAGCAAGGCGGATCAAAAATATGTGGTCTGCAATGCGGATGAAGGCGATCCCGGTGCCTACATGGATCGAAGCATCATGGAAGGCAATCCCTTCGCTGTCATTGAAGGCATGACCATAGCTGCCAGGGCAATAGGATCGAGCAAAGGCTATGTCTATATCCGGGCGGAATATCCTCTGGCCGTCCATCATCTCAATCTGGCCCTCAAGAGCACCCGTGAACATAACCTGTTAGGTGAAGATATTCTTGGATCAGGATTTTCTTTTGATATCGCTATCAGTAAAGGGAGCGGTGCCTTTGTCTGCGGCGAGGAGACAGCTTTGATCATGTCCATCGAAGGCCGTGAAGGCACGCCAAAACCCAAACCCCCGTTTCCGGCTCAAAAGGGACTCTGGGGCAAGCCGACCTTAATCAACAATGTGGAAACCTATGCCAACATTCCGATTATCATGGACCGGGGGGCGACCTGGTTTACGAGTTTCGGTACCGAAGGCAGTAAAGGCACCAAGGTTTTTTCCCTGGTCGGGAAAATCAATAACACCGGACTGGTGGAAGTTCCGATGGGAACTACGCTGCGGCAGATTATCTTTGATATCGGGGGCGGCATACCGAACAACAAAAAATTCAAAGCCGTTCAAACCGGCGGTCCATCAGGGGGATGTCTGCCCGAGCAGTTGCTCGATCTGACGATTGACTTCGACAAGCTTACCGAAGTCGGCTCCATGATGGGCTCCGGCGGTATGATTGTCATGGATGAAAATACCTGCATGGTGGATGTGGCCCGCTACTTCCTGACTTTTCTTCAGGATGAGTCGTGCGGCAAGTGCGTGCCCTGCCGTGAGGGGATTACCCAGATGTTGAGTATCGTTACCCGGTTTACCAAAGGGCAGGGGACTATGGAGGATTTGCAGCTCCTGCGGGAGCTTGCCCCGAATATCAAAAGCTCCGCTCTATGCGCTCTCGGTCAGACATCTGCCAATCCTGTCCTGGCTACCTTGAGATATTTCGAGCATGAATACCTGGCCCACATTCAGGATAAGCGATGTCCGGCCAAGGTGTGTAAAGCCCTTATCAAATACGGGATCGATCCGGAAAAATGCATCGGCTGCACCAAGTGTGCCCGCCAGTGTCCTGAGGGGGCAATCAGCGGCGAGAAGAAAGCTGTCCATACAATTAATGAATCAAAGTGTATACGGTGTGGGATTTGTTTCCAATCCTGCCCCAAGCACGCTGTTTGGGTAGAGTAG
- the dacB gene encoding D-alanyl-D-alanine carboxypeptidase/D-alanyl-D-alanine-endopeptidase, whose product MEPITTDRCTKPILNKLFLPVFAYLPVFICLMFCISLSAEAEGKTSSCSARRPILHPLQDEVLSILYSHPAMKKIKTGIYIVSLTTGQVLADLCSDELFIPASNQKLFISAAALARLKPDYSFPTVIYARQMSPEGVVSGPLYIKGFGDPLLVTEELYELAREVKEAGVKKVTEGVIFDDSYFAPEENTENQRGGDPSLWYRAESGALSMNFNTITFVIRPASRVGQKPLVQWDPPSSDGAIQVINRATTTARSPRKALTIAHRFKDGINIFTVSGQISIRHAPMTVYRAIKAPSRYTAEVVKGLLRQKGIDISGQVRPGIVPENARVICQHQSKPLSDIVASLNKFSNNFIAQQLLKTLGAQSKGAPGNTEKGLAAIREFLEESGLGAENFLAADGCGLSRKNFTTPKKIVDLLTYMQQKFEYQPEYFSSLAIAGVDGTMRKRLKSPKVQGRVRVKTGLIDGVSCLSGYVYSYRNELIAFSIMMNQDKNQHHICKAIQDKIVEFLLDPK is encoded by the coding sequence ATGGAACCTATAACTACTGACCGATGTACAAAGCCAATTCTCAATAAGCTCTTTCTCCCGGTTTTTGCTTATCTTCCAGTCTTTATCTGCCTTATGTTCTGTATTTCTCTCTCTGCAGAAGCAGAGGGCAAAACCTCTTCCTGTTCCGCACGAAGGCCCATTCTCCATCCCCTTCAGGATGAAGTCTTGTCTATCCTTTACTCTCATCCGGCCATGAAGAAAATAAAGACCGGCATCTATATTGTCTCTCTGACAACCGGCCAGGTACTGGCTGACCTGTGCTCGGACGAGCTGTTTATTCCGGCCTCAAATCAAAAGCTGTTCATTTCAGCCGCAGCCTTGGCCAGGTTAAAACCGGATTATTCCTTTCCGACCGTTATCTACGCCAGGCAGATGTCTCCGGAGGGCGTTGTTTCGGGGCCTCTTTACATCAAGGGATTCGGGGACCCTCTGTTAGTAACCGAAGAGTTATATGAGCTGGCGCGCGAGGTCAAAGAAGCCGGTGTCAAAAAAGTCACCGAAGGAGTGATCTTTGACGATTCCTACTTTGCTCCTGAAGAGAATACGGAAAACCAGCGCGGTGGAGACCCCTCGCTCTGGTACCGGGCGGAAAGCGGAGCTTTGTCGATGAATTTCAACACCATAACCTTTGTGATCCGGCCTGCATCCAGGGTTGGACAAAAGCCCCTGGTCCAATGGGACCCTCCTTCAAGCGACGGGGCGATTCAGGTGATCAACAGGGCCACAACCACTGCCCGCTCTCCCCGAAAAGCTCTGACCATAGCCCATCGCTTCAAGGATGGGATAAACATATTCACGGTATCCGGGCAGATATCCATTCGTCATGCTCCCATGACTGTCTACCGGGCAATCAAGGCTCCATCCCGGTACACGGCTGAAGTGGTGAAAGGGCTGCTCAGGCAAAAAGGAATAGATATCTCAGGCCAGGTAAGACCGGGCATTGTTCCTGAAAATGCCAGGGTGATCTGTCAGCATCAGTCCAAACCTCTTTCGGATATTGTGGCCAGTCTCAACAAGTTCAGCAATAATTTTATCGCTCAGCAGCTCTTGAAAACCCTGGGGGCCCAGAGCAAGGGGGCACCGGGGAACACCGAGAAGGGACTGGCCGCGATCAGGGAGTTTCTGGAGGAATCCGGCCTGGGAGCTGAAAACTTTTTAGCCGCAGACGGATGCGGGCTATCGAGGAAGAATTTCACCACCCCCAAGAAGATTGTGGACCTTCTGACCTATATGCAGCAAAAGTTTGAATATCAGCCGGAATACTTTTCATCCCTGGCCATAGCCGGGGTTGACGGAACGATGAGAAAGCGGCTGAAGAGCCCGAAGGTGCAGGGCAGAGTGAGGGTCAAGACCGGACTGATCGATGGAGTCTCCTGCCTGTCCGGATATGTCTACTCTTACCGTAACGAGCTGATTGCCTTTTCAATCATGATGAATCAGGACAAAAATCAGCACCATATCTGCAAAGCCATCCAGGATAAAATCGTTGAATTTCTGCTAGATCCAAAATGA
- a CDS encoding diguanylate cyclase, whose translation MNKDLVENIFVDENTRLYNARYLSIRLDEEMKRAKRYNQFLSLVLVSVTAGAEEQPAQMSHERCCLFMRKLGEFIKANLRDTDILSLYNDEVLALILPETSIEGAVCLSERLKDQVLFAFSGIDLEAAAAKKNTSISIGITSYPTDARVIDELIKNASHMLECSRDSENNTIYCSIMN comes from the coding sequence ATGAATAAAGATTTAGTTGAAAATATTTTTGTTGATGAAAACACCCGGCTTTATAATGCACGATATCTCAGCATCAGACTCGATGAGGAGATGAAAAGAGCCAAGCGCTACAATCAGTTCCTTTCTCTTGTTCTGGTCAGTGTAACAGCGGGGGCGGAGGAGCAACCTGCGCAGATGTCTCATGAGAGGTGCTGTCTGTTTATGAGAAAACTTGGTGAGTTCATCAAAGCGAATCTTCGCGATACGGACATTCTCTCTCTCTACAATGACGAAGTCCTGGCCCTGATTCTGCCGGAAACAAGCATCGAGGGGGCTGTCTGTCTGTCCGAGCGATTAAAAGACCAGGTTTTGTTTGCCTTTTCGGGAATTGACCTTGAGGCGGCTGCTGCCAAAAAGAACACTTCCATCAGCATTGGTATCACCTCATATCCTACTGATGCCAGAGTAATTGATGAGCTCATCAAAAACGCTTCTCATATGCTGGAGTGCTCTCGGGACAGTGAGAATAATACTATTTACTGCTCAATTATGAATTGA
- a CDS encoding NAD(P)H-dependent oxidoreductase subunit E, with translation MINRYPRNSSALMAILQDIQVEFNYLPKEVLISVAHKTRIPLSRIYNVATFYNAFSLVPRGRHIISVCMGTACHVRGSGKILEELERCLKIKAGETTEDLKFTLEVVNCLGACALGPVMVIDGEYFGKLTPDKVKSTLKIFD, from the coding sequence ATAATCAATCGATACCCCAGGAATTCAAGCGCCCTTATGGCCATTTTGCAGGATATCCAAGTCGAGTTCAACTATCTTCCCAAAGAGGTGCTGATCAGTGTTGCTCACAAGACCCGAATTCCTTTAAGCCGTATTTACAACGTGGCAACTTTTTACAATGCCTTCAGTCTTGTTCCTCGAGGGCGCCATATTATCAGCGTCTGTATGGGAACGGCCTGTCACGTCAGGGGATCAGGCAAGATTCTGGAGGAACTGGAACGATGCCTGAAAATAAAGGCAGGTGAGACAACCGAGGATCTGAAATTCACCCTGGAAGTTGTCAATTGCCTGGGTGCCTGTGCACTCGGCCCGGTAATGGTCATTGATGGTGAATATTTCGGAAAATTAACTCCCGATAAAGTGAAATCAACTTTGAAAATATTTGATTGA
- the truB gene encoding tRNA pseudouridine(55) synthase TruB, with the protein MNMQDGVLNINKTEGITSFDVVAGIKRITRVKKVGHAGTLDPEASGVLLICLGKATKIVPFLMDTTKEYRATLHLGVTTDTLDSTGTVLQRAEKVAVTESEIREVIRSLSGEIEQVPPMFSALWHQGKRLYELAREGVEVERKPRKVWIYRLTIRSYDLPFLTFDVTCSKGTYIRTLCADIGQKLGVGGHMSSLQRRRVGDMTIEQAIPFDVIRQKDAAEILAAGIHPLDEVLKFLPVVQIGPEAERKTLHGVPLSPREVLRCPESFRKGDLFRGYDPGNRFLGIFEALTDLGGTQQSATGQYEQQAAREELWFKPKRLLVDTPGTPQKTMKP; encoded by the coding sequence ATGAACATGCAGGATGGAGTATTAAATATCAATAAGACCGAGGGGATAACCTCGTTTGACGTTGTGGCCGGAATTAAAAGGATAACCAGGGTCAAAAAGGTCGGACATGCCGGTACCCTGGATCCGGAGGCCAGCGGGGTTCTCCTCATCTGTCTGGGCAAGGCCACCAAGATTGTGCCTTTTTTGATGGATACCACCAAGGAGTACCGGGCAACCCTGCATCTTGGGGTCACTACCGACACCCTGGACTCAACCGGCACGGTCCTGCAGCGGGCGGAGAAAGTTGCCGTTACCGAGAGCGAAATCAGAGAGGTTATACGCTCATTGAGCGGTGAGATCGAGCAGGTGCCGCCCATGTTTTCGGCTTTATGGCATCAGGGAAAGCGGCTGTATGAGCTGGCCAGAGAAGGGGTCGAGGTCGAGCGAAAGCCAAGAAAGGTCTGGATCTACCGCCTGACCATACGAAGCTATGACCTCCCTTTTCTGACCTTTGATGTCACCTGTTCCAAGGGAACCTATATCAGGACCCTGTGTGCTGATATAGGCCAGAAACTCGGGGTCGGAGGGCATATGAGCTCGCTGCAGCGGCGCAGGGTAGGTGATATGACCATTGAGCAGGCCATTCCCTTTGACGTCATCAGGCAGAAGGATGCCGCAGAAATTCTGGCTGCCGGAATCCACCCTCTTGACGAGGTGCTGAAATTCCTCCCCGTTGTCCAGATCGGGCCTGAAGCCGAGCGAAAGACCCTGCACGGCGTCCCGCTTTCACCCCGCGAGGTGCTCAGGTGCCCTGAGAGTTTCCGGAAAGGGGATCTGTTCAGAGGGTATGATCCGGGAAATCGTTTTCTCGGCATTTTCGAAGCCCTGACTGACTTGGGCGGGACGCAGCAGTCGGCCACCGGCCAGTATGAGCAGCAGGCTGCCAGAGAGGAGCTCTGGTTCAAACCGAAGCGCCTGCTTGTGGATACCCCTGGTACCCCTCAAAAGACCATGAAACCATGA
- a CDS encoding ATP-binding protein, whose amino-acid sequence MDNILIVDSHQQYASYLEAHLAQEGYQVAVATSGAEAMQKIQLTDFSLIFLDLQAEMAEIKAMEFLEHIKQLYPEIPVIMISGHDSREVAVESSRRGAYDFLVKGCSLDEIRFVVKKSLERRRLGLKNKQLVTELQEKNQELEWKIKELSVLYEIARTFGLQANLDEALERLAQVIKQVLPVDYFLWFSFQSELGELHLRFAQGIPDDILKRLSLEKIPMESTDCFGRNGQEEDNDQFTGPLLAHFRTQGFHELILESFLAVPITIDHELYGIFCLGSSVKKAFSSLERRQFLSIIASQAVSLYEKASCIAKSTQLITMGEMISEIAHDLRHPITKIKGALQNLEDRWYDDDFRNKSLEVVNNSVFQLNALVKELLLFSNPDRFQRRIVDLNATLDQALNLVRNDLYRHKISLTRESLQDVSPTCVNEERIKESFLNIIVNAIEAMPYGGELRVSAQNFSADSSQAKYVLVRFTDTGVGIPCKIQKKIFEHFFTTKESGTGLGLAAANQIIQAHNGYIEVQSEVNKGTTFLLYIPVSKE is encoded by the coding sequence ATGGACAATATTCTGATAGTTGACAGTCATCAGCAATATGCCAGCTACCTCGAAGCTCACCTGGCCCAGGAAGGTTATCAGGTGGCAGTTGCAACCTCCGGCGCCGAAGCCATGCAGAAAATTCAGCTCACTGACTTCAGCCTGATCTTCCTGGATTTGCAGGCGGAGATGGCTGAAATAAAGGCTATGGAATTCCTTGAGCATATCAAACAACTCTATCCCGAGATCCCGGTCATTATGATTTCAGGGCATGACTCACGGGAAGTGGCGGTTGAATCCTCCAGGAGGGGAGCTTATGACTTCCTGGTCAAGGGCTGCTCCCTGGACGAGATCCGGTTTGTGGTGAAAAAGAGCCTTGAGCGCAGAAGACTCGGTCTCAAGAATAAGCAGTTGGTTACTGAATTGCAGGAAAAAAATCAGGAATTGGAATGGAAGATCAAAGAGCTTTCCGTATTGTATGAAATTGCCCGGACCTTCGGCCTGCAGGCTAACCTTGATGAGGCCCTCGAACGACTTGCCCAGGTCATCAAACAGGTTCTGCCGGTCGATTATTTCCTGTGGTTTTCCTTTCAGAGTGAGCTTGGGGAATTGCATCTGCGGTTTGCCCAGGGAATCCCTGATGATATCCTCAAAAGGCTCAGTCTGGAGAAAATTCCGATGGAAAGCACTGACTGTTTCGGAAGGAATGGTCAGGAAGAAGACAATGACCAGTTTACCGGACCTCTGCTGGCCCATTTTCGGACACAGGGATTTCACGAGCTTATCCTGGAGTCCTTTCTCGCTGTTCCGATAACGATCGACCATGAGCTGTACGGAATCTTCTGCCTGGGGAGCAGTGTCAAAAAGGCATTTTCTTCTCTCGAGAGACGCCAATTCCTGTCGATCATTGCCTCACAGGCGGTTTCTCTGTATGAAAAGGCTTCCTGTATTGCAAAATCCACCCAACTGATCACTATGGGCGAGATGATTTCCGAAATCGCTCATGATCTGCGGCATCCAATCACCAAGATCAAGGGAGCGTTGCAGAACCTGGAGGACCGGTGGTATGATGACGACTTTCGAAACAAGTCCCTGGAAGTAGTGAATAACAGTGTTTTTCAGCTCAACGCACTGGTGAAGGAACTCCTGTTATTTTCAAACCCTGACCGGTTTCAAAGAAGAATAGTGGATTTAAACGCTACCCTGGACCAGGCATTGAATCTGGTGAGAAACGACCTCTATCGGCATAAGATTTCTCTCACTCGCGAATCGCTCCAGGATGTAAGCCCTACCTGTGTTAACGAAGAGCGGATCAAGGAGTCCTTTCTCAATATCATTGTCAATGCTATCGAGGCCATGCCTTATGGAGGAGAGCTTCGGGTTTCGGCCCAGAACTTCTCTGCTGACAGCTCTCAGGCAAAGTATGTGCTGGTACGGTTTACTGATACAGGGGTTGGAATCCCCTGCAAAATTCAAAAAAAAATTTTCGAGCATTTTTTCACCACCAAAGAATCGGGTACCGGATTAGGACTGGCTGCCGCCAACCAGATTATCCAGGCCCATAATGGTTATATCGAGGTCCAGAGCGAAGTTAATAAAGGAACCACCTTTCTGTTGTACATTCCCGTTAGTAAAGAGTAA
- a CDS encoding carbon-nitrogen family hydrolase yields MAGKVRLAHLQFAAMQGKIDQNRTTAERLMHEAAGRGAQLVCLPELFTTGHDFDLIRAQEDEGAWCSENLDWLSGMARALKIYLVAGTLPEKAGGKFYNTAFLFSDRGELLGSYRKVHLFPPMGENAFFTPGQDCPVFHTPLARIGIAVCYDLRFPAQFSDLAGQGADIILVPARFPHPRMDHWRILLRARAIENYLFVAGCNAIGIFGQTVFCGHSCIISPWGETLAEAGEREDVLMAEMDLDLVEESRSFFQKTDR; encoded by the coding sequence ATGGCCGGAAAAGTGAGACTGGCTCATCTCCAGTTTGCAGCCATGCAGGGAAAGATCGATCAAAACCGCACCACCGCAGAGCGGCTGATGCATGAGGCCGCCGGGCGGGGGGCGCAGCTTGTCTGCCTGCCGGAGCTATTCACCACCGGGCATGACTTTGACCTCATCCGGGCTCAGGAGGATGAGGGGGCCTGGTGTTCTGAAAACCTTGATTGGCTTTCCGGGATGGCCCGCGCACTGAAGATTTATCTGGTGGCCGGAACCCTGCCGGAAAAAGCGGGGGGGAAGTTTTACAATACGGCCTTTTTGTTCAGTGACAGAGGAGAGCTTCTGGGGAGTTATCGGAAAGTCCACCTTTTCCCCCCGATGGGAGAAAATGCCTTTTTTACTCCCGGCCAGGACTGCCCGGTTTTTCATACCCCTTTGGCCAGGATAGGTATCGCTGTCTGCTACGATCTTCGCTTCCCGGCGCAGTTTTCCGACCTTGCCGGCCAGGGGGCGGATATTATTCTGGTTCCCGCCCGGTTTCCCCATCCGCGGATGGACCACTGGCGGATTCTCCTTCGGGCCAGGGCCATTGAAAATTACCTGTTTGTAGCGGGATGCAACGCTATCGGCATCTTCGGCCAGACCGTATTTTGCGGCCACTCCTGCATCATCTCCCCCTGGGGGGAGACCCTGGCCGAGGCAGGAGAGCGGGAAGACGTCCTTATGGCCGAGATGGATCTTGACCTGGTGGAAGAAAGCCGCTCATTTTTCCAGAAGACCGACAGGTAG
- a CDS encoding sigma-54 dependent transcriptional regulator, giving the protein MKDKKVTILLVDDDPELIWILTEALTKEGYKIFSAEDGKTAIQQARNETPDLILMDISMPDINGIELLGRIKAISKRIAVIMLSAHGEAKNVVNAMHAGADDFITKPFDNDELKITINKVLERKALACENESLKKKLKSRAEYENFIGDSNPILNIKKMIEQVADTELTILVRGESGTGKELVTRAIHSLSNRRDKPFIKVNCATLPETLLESELFGYERGAFTGAQRPKPGRFEFANEGTIFLDEIGEMPPSLQAKLLQVLEEKEFSRLGGKKSVKVDVRIIVATNRDLEEGIRSGSFREDLFYRLNEVTIFLPPLREHKEDIYLLVDYFIKKYSSLYSKEISSISPQIMNIFMNYDWPGNIRELENLIKKIIVLGSEEVVYTVIPHDVVEGKMVYKNTKIVPLKEVSRLAIQKAEKATIKSVLAKTNWNRIQAAKLLQVSYRSLLSKIKEYQIRE; this is encoded by the coding sequence ATGAAAGACAAGAAAGTAACAATTTTATTAGTTGACGATGACCCTGAATTGATCTGGATACTAACCGAGGCGCTGACTAAGGAAGGATATAAGATTTTTTCTGCCGAAGATGGGAAGACAGCTATTCAACAGGCCAGAAACGAGACTCCTGACCTGATACTGATGGACATCAGCATGCCGGATATTAACGGGATCGAGCTTCTGGGGAGGATCAAGGCCATTTCGAAGCGGATAGCCGTTATTATGCTTTCCGCACACGGAGAGGCCAAAAACGTTGTCAATGCCATGCATGCCGGAGCAGATGACTTTATTACCAAGCCGTTTGATAATGATGAGCTGAAAATTACCATTAACAAGGTGCTGGAGCGAAAAGCCCTGGCCTGTGAAAATGAATCCCTGAAGAAAAAGCTGAAATCCCGGGCTGAGTATGAAAACTTTATCGGCGACAGCAATCCGATCCTGAATATCAAAAAAATGATCGAGCAGGTAGCCGATACGGAATTGACAATCCTGGTCAGAGGGGAGAGCGGTACGGGAAAAGAACTGGTGACCAGGGCTATTCATTCACTTTCCAACCGTCGGGATAAACCGTTTATCAAGGTCAATTGTGCCACTCTTCCGGAGACTCTTCTTGAATCCGAGCTCTTTGGCTATGAGCGGGGGGCCTTTACCGGCGCTCAAAGGCCGAAACCCGGCCGGTTTGAGTTTGCCAATGAAGGAACGATATTCCTGGATGAAATCGGCGAAATGCCCCCTTCACTTCAGGCCAAGCTGCTTCAGGTTCTGGAAGAGAAAGAGTTCAGCCGTCTTGGCGGCAAGAAAAGCGTCAAGGTCGATGTCCGGATCATCGTTGCCACCAACCGTGATCTGGAAGAAGGTATCCGAAGCGGCAGCTTCAGGGAGGATCTCTTCTACCGGCTGAATGAAGTGACAATTTTTCTCCCCCCCTTGAGAGAACATAAAGAGGACATCTACCTTCTGGTAGATTATTTCATCAAAAAATATTCTTCTCTGTATAGTAAGGAAATCAGCTCAATATCCCCCCAGATCATGAACATTTTCATGAACTACGACTGGCCCGGAAATATCAGGGAATTAGAGAACCTGATCAAAAAAATCATCGTTCTGGGCAGCGAGGAAGTTGTTTATACCGTTATTCCCCACGATGTGGTTGAAGGGAAGATGGTTTATAAGAATACCAAAATTGTTCCCCTGAAAGAGGTCAGCCGCCTGGCCATTCAAAAGGCGGAAAAAGCTACGATTAAAAGTGTTCTGGCCAAAACCAACTGGAACCGGATTCAGGCTGCCAAGCTGCTTCAGGTCAGTTACCGGTCCCTGTTGAGCAAGATTAAAGAATACCAGATTCGGGAATAG
- a CDS encoding 2Fe-2S iron-sulfur cluster-binding protein encodes MEKPVTTILLIEDDPIHAKLIRRELHNFDESIIVEHVQSAEEGFGCLEKAPVYDLIVINYDLPRKNGLEAFRIIKTVHNFKKPVIMLLSQKYEAKAVDILKEGVTNCLIKTEEYTTILPHLIHDCLERRPHEQQERVILEYRPQEELLRFTIDGQPVVGRKDETVLDVAKRYGIYIPTLCYHPSVSRLGACRICLVEITVGKMTRLHPSCMFPIQEGIVVKTSTENVKNVRKMILELLMARCPDAEVIRDMAISLGIEKTRFSIRLEADKCILCGLCVRVCDEVIGANAIGFSHRGIHRKIGTPFMELTDACTGCAECAKVCPTQAITLDHIDQKVRKKRLARVAVKCDSCAGYNNRACVNNCPTGALKDMTIKEFLDKNKGSINVELRDLLKYSLEEANAEGKNV; translated from the coding sequence ATGGAAAAACCTGTGACCACGATTTTATTGATCGAGGATGATCCAATTCATGCCAAGCTTATCAGAAGAGAATTGCATAATTTCGATGAATCTATCATCGTAGAGCATGTCCAGTCTGCCGAGGAAGGTTTTGGCTGCCTGGAAAAAGCTCCTGTCTATGACTTGATCGTTATCAATTATGACCTCCCTCGCAAGAATGGCCTTGAAGCTTTTCGAATTATTAAAACGGTGCATAATTTCAAAAAACCGGTAATTATGCTCCTGAGCCAAAAGTATGAAGCAAAAGCCGTAGATATCCTTAAGGAGGGGGTAACCAATTGCCTTATAAAAACTGAAGAGTATACGACAATTCTTCCCCATCTTATTCATGATTGCCTCGAACGCAGGCCTCATGAGCAGCAGGAGCGGGTAATACTCGAATACCGGCCCCAGGAAGAGCTTTTACGGTTTACGATCGATGGGCAGCCGGTTGTGGGGCGGAAAGACGAGACGGTACTGGATGTGGCGAAACGGTATGGCATCTATATCCCCACCCTGTGCTACCACCCCTCCGTAAGCCGGTTGGGTGCATGCCGCATCTGCCTGGTCGAGATCACCGTTGGCAAGATGACCCGCCTCCACCCCTCGTGCATGTTCCCGATACAAGAGGGCATTGTGGTGAAAACATCGACGGAAAATGTGAAAAACGTCCGCAAGATGATCCTGGAATTGCTCATGGCCAGATGCCCTGATGCCGAGGTAATCAGAGATATGGCCATATCTCTGGGAATCGAAAAGACCCGCTTCAGTATAAGGCTTGAGGCTGACAAATGCATCCTGTGTGGTCTGTGCGTCCGCGTTTGCGATGAGGTAATCGGGGCCAATGCCATCGGATTTTCCCACCGGGGCATTCACCGTAAAATCGGTACTCCCTTTATGGAACTTACCGACGCCTGCACCGGTTGTGCCGAGTGCGCCAAGGTCTGTCCAACTCAGGCCATTACCCTGGATCATATCGATCAGAAGGTTCGCAAAAAACGCCTGGCACGGGTTGCCGTGAAATGTGACAGTTGTGCGGGTTATAATAACCGGGCCTGTGTCAACAATTGTCCTACCGGTGCTCTCAAGGATATGACCATCAAGGAATTCCTCGACAAGAATAAAGGATCTATTAACGTGGAATTACGAGACCTTTTAAAATATTCACTTGAAGAAGCAAATGCAGAGGGAAAAAATGTCTGA